A genomic region of Ammospiza nelsoni isolate bAmmNel1 chromosome 3, bAmmNel1.pri, whole genome shotgun sequence contains the following coding sequences:
- the NANP gene encoding N-acylneuraminate-9-phosphatase produces the protein MGLHGVKAVFFDLDNTLIDTAAAGRRAIEEVISALQSKHRYGEGEARAVCDKVQAKLLKECHDPAKMCITDLRISHWEEAIQETIGGEANRDLAAECYYLWKTTRLQHLTLAEDTRAMLTELRKGLRLLLLTNGERQTQREKIEACACQPYFDAIVVGGEQKEEKPAASIFHYCCDLLGVQPAECVMVGDSLDTDIQGGLNAGLKATVWLNKAMTAPVDTSPVPHYIISSVLDLPAVLQKMEHNSNAKLETDHMAGSNEAH, from the exons ATGGGGCTGCACGGCGTCAAGGCGGTGTTCTTCGACCTGGACAACACGCTGATCGACacggccgcggcggggcggcgcgCCATCGAGGAG GTGATAAGCGCCCTGCAGTCCAAGCACCGCTACGGGGAGGGAGAGGCCCGCGCCGTCTGCGATAAGGTGCAGGCCAAGCTCCTCAAGGAGTGCCACGATCCCGCCAAGATGTGCATCACAGACCTGCGGATTTCGCACTGGGAGGAGGCGATCCAGGAGACCATCGGCGGGGAGGCGAACCGCGACCTGGCGGCCGAGTGCTATTACCTGTGGAAGACGACGCGGCTGCAGCACCTGACGCTGGCCGAGGACACGCGGGCCATGCTGACCGAGCTGCGGAAAGGCCTCcgcctgctgctcctcaccaaCGGCGAGCGGCAGACGCAGAGGGAGAAGATCGAGGCGTGCGCCTGCCAGCCCTACTTCGATGCCATCGTTGTGGGGGGAGAGCAGAAAGAGGAGAAACCGGCGGCATCCATATTCCATTACTGTTGCGATCTCCTGGGGGTGCAGCCCGCGGAGTGTGTGATGGTCGGTGACTCTCTAGATACAGATATTCAAGGAGGCCTGAATGCTGGCTTGAAAGCAACGGTCTGGTTAAACAAAGCAATGACTGCCCCAGTAGATACCTCCCCCGTACCTCATTATATTATTTCTTCTGTACTGGATCTTCCAGCAGTGTTACAGAAGATGGAGCACAACTCTAATGCTAAGTTAGAAACTGACCATATGGCTGGTAGCAATGAAGCACATTGA